A window of the Henckelia pumila isolate YLH828 chromosome 3, ASM3356847v2, whole genome shotgun sequence genome harbors these coding sequences:
- the LOC140888392 gene encoding uncharacterized protein: MGESSRKCGYKRKQKDRERIVGAERLYKDYFTDSPVYNEKDFRRRFLMRRSLFLRIVEALQMNVSYFIQQRDATGMFGLSSLQKVMAAVPLLVYDVAGDVVDEYLRIGASTALECLKIFCRAVYDIFSEQYLRQLTREDVARLTAENARRGFLGMLGSIEFASKDLWIWHTYFGVPGCNNDINVLEGSNLFLNLAKGEVPPVRFEVNGNEYNMRYYLADSIYPSWASFVKTISRPLSQKHRTFARYQEGVRKEVERAFDVLQARWHIVRGPSR, translated from the exons ATGGGAGAGTCAAGCCGCAAATGTGGctacaaaagaaaacaaaaagatCGAGAACGTATTGTGGGGGCTGAGAGATTATATAAAGATTACTTCACTGATAGCCCCGTCTACAACGAGAAAGATTTTCGAAGACGATTTTTAATGAGAAGATCTTTGTTTCTAAGAATCGTTGAAGCTTTACAGATGAATGTGTCTTACTTTATCCAACAAAGGGATGCAACCGGTATGTTTGGCTTGTCATCACTTCAAAAGGTTATGGCTGCAGTCCCACTGCTTGTATATGATGTAGCGGGTGATGTCGTTGATGAATACTTGAGAATAGGCGCATCGACTGCGttagaatgtttgaaaatattttgcaggGCGGTGTATGATATATTTTCTGAGCAATATTTGAGACAACTAACACGCGAGGATGTTGCTCGGCTCACTGCTGAAAATGCTCGAAGGGGTTTTCTCGGGATGCTTGGAAGCATTGAAT TtgcatcaaaagatttatgGATTTGGCACACATACTTCGGCGTACCGGGATGTAATAACGACATCAATGTGCTAGAGGGGTCCAATTTGTTCTTAAACCTTGCAAAGGGTGAAGTCCCTCCAGTGCGGTTTGAGGTGAACGGAAACGAGTACAACATGAGGTATTATCTTGCCGACAGTATTTATCCATCTTGGGCTTCTTTTGTCAAGACTATCTCTCGGCCTCTCTCACAAAAACATAGGACATTCGCAAGATATCAAGAAGGCGTGAGAAAAGAGGTTGAACGAGCATTTGATGTACTTCAAGCGCGTTGGCACATTGTGAGAGGTCCATCCCGCTGA